The segment TCAAGCTGAGCCCACTGTTCGTCCGACAACCGGAAACTGGGACATCGTGTTCCTCGTGGTCAAAGGCCACTGGACTCACAGAATGATCTATATATCCAGAGATTGTTTGGGTTTACTCCTGAACTGGCGGCCATTGCCGCGCTGCATGCAGCACGCGCAGGATGCGTACGGTCGAAGGGTCTTCCGTATAAACAACTATGTAGTTTGCCCGGACGATCATTTCCCGCGTGCCCTCGATCCGACCAACCCGGTAGAGCCTTGGATGCTCTGTTAGTCTCGCGGCCTTGGCCTCGATATCATCTTTCAGCCATTGAGCGGCGTCAGGATTGTCGTCTGAGATGTAGTCGACGATTGCCAACAGATCGGCTCGGGCCGGTTGCGACCACTCAAGCTCGGGCACGGCGCTTCCTGTCGATAACGGCTTGCGCCTCGTCCATGACCTGCTGATGTGGCACACCCGGCTGGCTGTCCGCCAAAGCCTCATGCACCTTGGCGCGGAACCATTTGTCATGGGCTTCCGGGTCAGTCGCCAGTCCCGCAGGCAACCCACCTTCTTTGGTGACGCGCGTCAGGAAAATCCGCACGGCATCTGAGACAGATAGACCAACATTGGCGAGCTTTTCGGTCGCATCTGCCTTCAGCTTGTCGTCTATACGAATGTGCAGCATGGATGTTTGAGTGGCCATCGTATTTCTCCGAGTGTCGGACAGCCCCGATCATGTATCTCATTTGAGACACCGTCAAGAGCCGGCCCATTTTTGAGCCGCGAGGCAGCAAAGAATGATTGGCCATACCAAGAAAAAAAGAGGCATATCGGGGCCGTCTACTAAGTGTACCGCACCGCGCCGCAGTTTCTCCATCCTGCTCGAAACCGCCAGGGACGACCGTTCAACACCTGCCGACCATCGACGCGAGAATCCCACGCGGCTTGTTCGGCGGCAGCGGCGAAGGGATCGACCATTCATCGTCCGTGCGTTCATGGTGGCGATGTGGCGTCAACGCCCCTCCCTCTCGGAGAGCCCTGAATCTTGGCAAGCTCTATATGCCCGGCAGATTAATGCGATGACCGC is part of the Tistrella bauzanensis genome and harbors:
- a CDS encoding type II toxin-antitoxin system RelB/DinJ family antitoxin is translated as MATQTSMLHIRIDDKLKADATEKLANVGLSVSDAVRIFLTRVTKEGGLPAGLATDPEAHDKWFRAKVHEALADSQPGVPHQQVMDEAQAVIDRKRRARA
- a CDS encoding type II toxin-antitoxin system RelE/ParE family toxin — protein: MPELEWSQPARADLLAIVDYISDDNPDAAQWLKDDIEAKAARLTEHPRLYRVGRIEGTREMIVRANYIVVYTEDPSTVRILRVLHAARQWPPVQE